A section of the Elizabethkingia anophelis R26 genome encodes:
- a CDS encoding RDD family protein, whose translation MTNNYTLVEKSQATKWTRFFNYIIDATIFYILIFLFGGLLGVWYSLTQSELAYSMIQAMTNANRLVDQFVTMVLYATFMFAQEWIFKGRSIGKFITGTKVVNETNLPLNVIDLLKRNFTRAVPFEAFSFFGQNGLHDKWSNTRVVNVRQFEESLRLRNEMEEIGQVVV comes from the coding sequence ATGACAAACAATTACACCCTTGTGGAAAAATCTCAGGCAACTAAATGGACACGATTTTTTAATTACATTATAGATGCTACTATTTTTTATATTTTAATTTTTCTGTTCGGAGGCTTATTGGGGGTATGGTATTCCCTAACACAATCCGAATTGGCTTATTCTATGATACAAGCTATGACTAATGCCAATAGGTTGGTCGATCAATTTGTTACAATGGTTCTGTATGCTACATTTATGTTTGCGCAGGAATGGATTTTTAAAGGCAGATCGATTGGAAAGTTTATTACGGGTACCAAAGTTGTTAATGAAACGAATCTTCCCCTAAATGTTATTGACTTGCTAAAGAGAAATTTTACAAGGGCTGTTCCTTTTGAAGCATTCTCTTTTTTCGGGCAAAATGGTCTTCATGATAAATGGTCCAATACACGAGTGGTCAATGTCAGGCAATTTGAAGAAAGTCTTAGACTAAGAAATGAAATGGAAGAAATAGGGCAGGTTGTAGTCTGA
- a CDS encoding glycine zipper domain-containing protein, producing the protein MKNIVLTGLVTTLLLASCNKGDQKVEGPTVAQQKLDYQAKQLEIEKQKLAIEKEKFAFEQEKKADSLDKAKKTAVAASSVAAGKANYAGNTNYTPRKKRTKRSSYSGNSGYNGGYANNGSSENSGYSNAGVQQPQKRGMSSAAKGTIIGTVGGAAAGALISKGNRGAGAVIGGILGAGAGYAIGRANDRKTGRVQPRY; encoded by the coding sequence ATGAAAAATATAGTATTAACCGGATTGGTAACAACATTGCTATTGGCTTCTTGTAATAAAGGAGATCAGAAAGTAGAAGGACCTACTGTAGCACAGCAAAAACTAGATTATCAGGCAAAGCAACTGGAAATTGAAAAGCAGAAGCTGGCCATAGAGAAAGAAAAATTTGCTTTTGAGCAGGAGAAGAAAGCAGATAGCCTGGATAAAGCTAAGAAAACAGCAGTAGCAGCATCTTCTGTAGCTGCCGGAAAAGCTAATTACGCAGGAAATACAAATTATACACCAAGAAAGAAACGTACAAAGAGAAGCTCATATAGTGGCAACTCTGGTTACAATGGTGGATATGCAAATAACGGAAGCTCAGAAAACAGCGGTTACAGCAATGCAGGAGTACAGCAGCCACAAAAGAGAGGTATGTCTTCAGCAGCTAAAGGTACCATTATCGGTACTGTAGGTGGTGCAGCAGCAGGTGCATTGATCAGCAAAGGAAACAGAGGAGCCGGAGCTGTAATTGGTGGTATTCTTGGAGCCGGAGCAGGATATGCAATCGGTAGAGCAAATGACAGAAAGACAGGTAGAGTACAACCAAGATATTAA